From Lolium perenne isolate Kyuss_39 chromosome 5, Kyuss_2.0, whole genome shotgun sequence, a single genomic window includes:
- the LOC127300273 gene encoding uncharacterized protein, which translates to MRCAAAARALLPLPPAAVPIHTHTAAAAGSPSPAAELAAADALHALLSTLPPSLPALLPSLSLLSPRLTPHTVSDTLLLADLPAASRIRLFLFSALTRRLQSPLLHSRAVTLLLSCSPTTDAAMFDALADARAAGLHAPAAAFAALVAAHASAGRHQDAVDAFSRMADFGCRPTPFVYNTVFKALVDGGVILLALALYNRMAGAGCAPTAATYNVLMDGLCKRGMSGDALKMFDEMLERGIAPGVKIYTVLLSSLCSAGRTGDAARLLCSMKEKGCPPDEATHNAFLSGLCKAGRVDEAFQRLQLLQDEGFALGLKGYSCLIDGLFQAGRFDEGFGYYKEMLEKSVSPDVVLYTIMIRGCAEAGRMEDAFSLLDVMKDRGFVPDTYCYNTLLKAFCDVGKLDRAQSLRSEMLQNNVVPDSTTYTIMICGLCKKGLVDKALQVFREMGELGCHPTVMTYNALIDGLYRVGRLEEARMLFYKMEMGNNPSLFLRLTLGANQVRDSESLRKLVDGMCQSGQVLKAFKLVRGIIDSGVVPDVVTYNTLINGLCKVKNLDGALGLFKELQLKGISPDEITYGTLIDGLWRAHRENDAMVLFQNILRGRGSPSLSIYNTMMRSLCRMKKLTQAINLWLDYLPKKYNLSVEDEVIINARKCFEEGSLDKVVKELIKIDQEYDSVSANPYTIWVIGLCQVRRIDDAVRIFRILEEFCIDVTPACCALLINYLCWERNLNAAVDIMMYTLSKRFIVSQAVGNRLLRRLCIRYRRRDAQTLAWRMHLVGYDMDVYLREPTKSLLYSE; encoded by the coding sequence ATGAGATGTGCGGCGGCGGCACGCGCTCTCCTCCCCCTCCCACCCGCCGCCGTCCCCATCCACAcgcacaccgccgccgccgccggatccCCCTCCCCGGCCGCCGagctcgccgccgccgacgcgctCCACGCGCTGCTCTCCACGCTCCCGCCCTCCCTCCCCGCCCTCCTCCCCAGCCTCTCCCTCCTCTCGCCGCGCCTCACGCCGCACACCGTCTCCGACACGCTCCTCCTCGCCGACCTCCCCGCCGCATCCCGTAtccgcctcttcctcttctccgccctcACCCGCCGCCTGCAGTCCCCGCTGCTCCACTCCCGCGCCGTCACCCTCCTCCTCTCCTGCTCCCCCACCACCGACGCCGCAATGTTCGACGCCCTCGCCGACGCCCGGGCGGCCGGCCTCCACGCCCCAGCCGCCGCCTTCGCGGCGCTCGTCGCCGCGCACGCCTCCGCCGGCCGCCACCAGGACGCCGTCGACGCCTTCTCCCGGATGGCCGACTTCGGGTGCCGCCCCACGCCCTTCGTCTACAACACCGTCTTCAAGGCCCTCGTCGACGGCGGCGTCATCCTCCTCGCCCTGGCGCTGTACAACCGGATGGCCGGCGCCGGGTGCGCGCCCACCGCGGCCACCTACAACGTGCTCATGGACGGGCTCTGCAAGCGCGGCATGTCGGGGGACGCGCTCAAGATGTTCGACGAAATGCTCGAGCGGGGGATCGCGCCCGGCGTCAAGATCTACACCGTGCTGCTCTCGTCCCTGTGCAGCGCGGGGAGGACCGGGGACGCCGCGCGGCTCCTctgctccatgaaggagaaggggTGCCCGCCTGACGAGGCCACGCACAACGCCTTCCTCAGCGGGCTCTGCAAGGCTGGCAGGGTTGACGAGGCGTTTCAGCGGCTGCAGCTGCTTCAAGATGAGGGGTTTGCGCTTGGGCTCAAAGGTTATAGCTGTCTCATCGACGGTCTGTTCCAGGCCGGACGGTTTGACGAGGGCTTCGGTTATTACAAGGAAATGCTGGAGAAGAGCGTTTCGCCAGACGTCGTCCTGTACACGATAATGATCCGTGGTTGCGCGGAGGCTGGCAGAATGGAGGATGCCTTCTCGTTACTGGATGTGATGAAGGACAGAGGGTTTGTGCCTGACACCTACTGTTACAACACGTTGCTCAAGGCTTTCTGCGATGTCGGTAAACTGGATAGAGCTCAGTCATTGAGATCGGAGATGTTGCAGAATAACGTGGTTCCGGACTCCACAACATACACTATCATGATATGTGGATTGTGCAAGAAAGGACTCGTAGACAAGGCACTGCAAGTTTTTCGTGAGATGGGAGAACTTGGTTGCCATCCGACGGTTATGACATACAATGCACTCATCGACGGACTTTACAGGGTCGGCAGGCTAGAGGAAGCTCGGATGCTTTTTTATAAGATGGAGATGGGGAACAACCCCTCCTTGTTTCTTCGCCTCACCCTCGGTGCCAACCAGGTGAGGGACAGCGAGAGCCTCCGTAAGCTAGTTGATGGTATGTGCCAATCTGGGCAGGTGCTCAAGGCTTTCAAGCTTGTTCGAGGTATAATAGACAGCGGAGTTGTTCCTGATGTCGTCACATATAACACATTGATAAATGGACTCTGTAAAGTCAAGAATCTTGATGGTGCACTAGGGCTCTTCAAAGAGCTCCAACTTAAAGGAATCTCTCCTGATGAAATCACGTATGGGACTCTTATTGATGGGCTCTGGAGGGCACACAGAGAAAATGATGCCATGGTGTTGTTCCAGAACATATTGCGAGGCCGTGGATCTCCTAGTTTGTCCATCTACAATACTATGATGAGATCACTTTGTAGGATGAAGAAATTGACGCAAGCAATCAACCTCTGGTTGGATTACTTGCCCAAAAAGTACAATCTCTCAGTGGAAGATGAAGTAATCATTAATGCCCGCAAATGTTTTGAGGAAGGATCCCTGGATAAAGTAGTTAAGGAGTTAATCAAGATTGACCAAGAATATGACTCTGTAAGCGCAAATCCATACACAATTTGGGTGATAGGGCTTTGTCAGGTAAGGAGAATTGATGATGCTGTTAGGATATTTCGTATCCTTGAAGAGTTCTGCATTGATGTCACACCGGCATGCTGTGCTCTTCTTATCAATTACCTATGCTGGGAAAGAAATCTAAATGCAGCAGTTGACATCATGATGTATACATTGAGTAAACGTTTCATTGTATCGCAAGCTGTAGGCAACCGTTTACTTAGGAGGCTCTGTATCCGTTACAGAAGGAGGGATGCACAGACACTTGCATGGAGAATGCATCTTGTAGGATATGATATGGATGTATATCTTCGTGAGCCTACAAAAAGCTTGCTATACAGTGAATAG
- the LOC127300274 gene encoding cyclase-like protein 4 translates to MELLPFFLLLLIGATAVAHGEPAYPGYGDDDAEPTCGVKEESSAVPAPERREEFDGGRILDISHYYREDMPAFESAEGTPGFLRLARSMRNGSDIANFSELRLTAHSGTHVDAPGHVFEHYYDAGFDVDTLDLAVLNGPAMLVDVPRDSNITADVLESLHIPKGVRRVLFRTLNTDRKLMWKKEFDSSYVGFMEDGAQWLIDNTDIRLVGIDYLSVGAYEECIPAHLVFLGKREVIIVEALNLEHVGAGVYTLHCLPLRLRGAEGSPARCILIK, encoded by the exons ATGGAGCTCCTTCCTTTCTTCCTCCTGCTGCTCATCGGCGCCACCGCCGTGGCCCACGGCGAACCGGCGTACCCTGGCtacggcgacgacgacgccgaGCCGACGTGCGGCGTGAAGGAGGAGTCATCAGCGGTGCCCGCGCCGGAGAGGCGCGAGGAGTTCGACGGCGGGCGGATCCTGGACATCAGCCACTACTACCGCGAGGACATGCCGGCGTTCGAGTCGGCGGAGGGCACGCCGGGGTTCCTGCGGCTGGCGCGGTCCATGCGCAACGGCTCCGACATCGCCAACTTCTCCGAGCTCCGCCTCACGGCGCACTCCGGCACCCACGTCGACGCGCCGGGCCACGTCTTCGAGCACTACTACGACGCCGGCTTCGACGTCGACACGCTCGATCTCGCCGTCCTCAACG GACCAGCGATGTTGGTTGATGTTCCAAGGGATAGCAACATAACAG CTGATGTCTTGGAATCTCTGCATATTCCTAAAGGAGTCCGGCGTGTTCTGTTTCGAACCTTAAACACCGATAG AAAGCTTATGTGGAAGAAAGAGTTTGATTCAAGTTATGTTGGCTTCATGGAGGATGGTGCTCAGTGGTTGATTGATAACACTGACATCCGACTAGTCG GAATTGATTACTTATCTGTGGGAGCATATGAAGAATGTATTCCGGCTCATCTAGTTTTCCTTGGAAAAAGG gAAGTCATCATTGTGGAAGCTTTAAACCTTGAGCATGTTGGCGCCGGAGTATACACCTTGCATTGCTTGCCACTAAGGTTGCGCGGCGCTGAAGGCTCTCCAGCGAGATGCATCCTCATCAAGTAA
- the LOC139831042 gene encoding uncharacterized protein — protein MAAEHHRKRVLFVVDYETDGYLVFKVNLKDLFSDDHTVPPPPPTEMEVLPLPGTPVASFQEPEVVRGNIAFAVSGTTIVGLGMKRTFTYDTDSRAAQSGPTTGGFKCGALLLPVGADIYALSLYPHLGSAARARPRFEAMSPREPTVAWRALPEPPPEVQRVNPDLIGVKPVCSVTACFTMGRRLWLSLRGLGTYSLEQRTWRKEGDWEVPVEGCAAVYVPELGRLLGFCPDRRCLCACDMDARPPVVTEAWEETWPWECFDKGYGISPTGSLVYLGNGSLCITRLVDIKAGRTTTTSALCVQAVQLHTSNQGLQMVKRRIRCYTLPKYARRGYALQPTP, from the coding sequence ATGGCGGCAGAGCACCACCGCAAGCGCGTGCTGTTCGTCGTGGATTACGAGACAGACGGTTACCTTGTGTTCAAGGTTAACCTGAAGGATCTCTTCTCGGACGACCACAcagtgccgccgccgccgccgacggagATGGAGGTGCTGCCTCTCCCTGGCACTCCCGTCGCTTCATTCCAGGAGCCCGAAGTTGTCCGCGGGAACATCGCCTTCGCCGTGTCCGGCACCACCATCGTCGGTCTCGGCATGAAGCGCACCTTCACCTACGACACCGATTCCAGGGCCGCCCAATCCGGTCCCACGACCGGCGGCTTCAAGTGCGGCGCTTTACTCCTCCCCGTCGGCGCCGACATCTACGCGCTCAGCCTCTACCCGCACTTGGGCTCGGCCGCGCGAGCGCGGCCACGTTTCGAGGCCATGAGCCCCCGGGAGCCTACCGTCGCGTGGCGCGCGCTCCCGGAGCCGCCGCCGGAGGTGCAGCGAGTGAACCCCGACCTCATCGGCGTCAAGCCAGTCTGCTCGGTGACGGCCTGCTTCACCATGGGCCGGCGGCTGTGGCTGTCTCTGCGGGGGCTCGGCACCTACTCCCTGGAACAGCGCACCTGGCGGAAAGAGGGGGACTGGGAGGTGCCGGTGGAAGGGTGCGCGGCGGTGTACGTCCCGGAGCTGGGACGGCTGCTGGGGTTCTGCCCCGACCGGCGGTGCCTGTGCGCCTGCGACATGGACGCCCGGCCGCCGGTGGTGACCGAGGCGTGGGAGGAGACGTGGCCATGGGAGTGCTTCGATAAGGGCTACGGGATCTCCCCCACAGGCAGCCTGGTCTACCTAGGTaatggcagcctctgcatcaccaGGCTCGTTGACATCAAAGCTGGTCGTACCACCACCACCAGTGCGCTCTGCGTCCAGGCAGTGCAGCTCCACACCAGTAATCAGGGACTCCAAATGGTGAAGCGAAGGATTCGCTGTTACACTTTGCCCAAGTATGCTAGAAGGGGCTACGCGCTCCAGCCCACACCTTGA
- the LOC139831629 gene encoding uncharacterized protein, with amino-acid sequence MNTALRSRWMWLQRTSVDKPWAGLPITASGNTVSLFNTSVRISLGPGATVLFWEDAWIGGLTVDSIAPAILQLVKPAMWRVRTVQQGKLNNAWALDISGQLSVDAVVQYLCLWVAVSRELQQVDDTAISDVFRWKWTADGCFSSRGAYRALFHGTVGLPAAPLVWNSFAPLKFKFHAWLALRRRCWTADRRLRHGLPSHTLCQLCDASD; translated from the coding sequence ATGAACACGGCTCTCCGCTCGCGCTGGATGTGGTTGCAGCGCACCTCTGTGGACAAGCCCTGGGCCGGCTTACCGATCACGGCTTCGGGGAACACAGTCAGCCTCTTCAACACCTCCGTTCGCATCAGTCTTGGCCCCGGCGCTACGGTTTTGTTCTGGGAGGACGCATGGATTGGGGGGCTCACTGTCGATTCCATTGCGCCAGCGATTCTTCAGCTCGTCAAGCCAGCCATGTGGCGAGTCCGTACGGTGCAGCAAGGGAAGCTGAACAATGCTTGGGCGCTGGACATCTCCGGGCAGCTCAGTGTGGACGCCGTTGTGCAATATTTGTGCCTGTGGGTAGCAGTCTCCCGAGAACTGCAACAGGTTGACGACACGGCGATATCTGACGTCTTCAGGTGGAAGTGGACCGCCGACGGATGTTTTTCTTCCAGAGGTGCTTACCGCGCGCTCTTCCATGGCACCGTTGGTCTGCCCGCGGCGCCGCTGGTGTGGAACTCTTTTGCGCCGTTGAAGTTTAAGTTCCACGCCTGGCTTGCTCTGCGGCGGCGATGCTGGACTGCGGATCGACGCCTGCGGCACGGCCTGCCGTCTCATACGCTTTGTCAGCTTTGTGACGCCTCCGACTAG